In one Triplophysa dalaica isolate WHDGS20190420 chromosome 9, ASM1584641v1, whole genome shotgun sequence genomic region, the following are encoded:
- the itm2ca gene encoding integral membrane protein 2Ca yields MVKISFQPITGQKDERDGDKTQMFIPHPANSPHVEEELVLPVGRKRSSLSGLCCLTTALIVFTCSLIYASIYIYRYYIIPQVPDQSRFHCRVVYEDSVSAPLRGSQELEEKVEIYLKENYEQISVPVPDFSNTDPANIIHDFHRGLTAYHDIALDKCYVIELNTTVVMPPRNLWELLVNVKKGTYLPQTYIVQEEMIVTGRVNNIHQLGRFIYRLCNGKDTYRLRRRTSRRRISKRDAQNCHHIRHFENTFVVETVICENP; encoded by the exons ATGGTGAAGATCAGCTTTCAACCCATCACAGGACAAAAAGACGAGAGAGATGGAGACAAGACGCAAATGTTCATCCCGCATCCCGCAAACTCACCGCAT GTGGAAGAGGAACTGGTTCTGCCTGTGGGACGGAAGCGCTCATCTCTGAGTGGACTCTGCTGTCTGACAACTGCACTCATTGTCTTTACCTGCAGTCTGATATATGCTTCAATATATATCTACCGATACTACATCATTCCTCAG GTTCCAGATCAAAGTCGCTTCCACTGCCGTGTGGTGTATGAGGATTCTGTGTCTGCTCCGCTGCGAGGGTCCCAGGAACTGGAGGAGAAAGTAGAGATTTACTTGAAAGAAAATTACGAGCAAATCAGTGTCCCCGTGCCCGACTTCAGCAACACAGACCCTGCTAATATCATTCATGACTTCCACAGG GGTCTGACGGCATACCATGACATCGCCTTGGACAAGTGTTACGTCATTGAACTCAACACCACTGTAGTTATGCCCCCACGTAACCTCTGGGAACTTCTGGTCAACGTCAAG AAAGGTACTTATCTCCCACAGACGTACATTGTCCAAGAAGAGATGATTGTGACGGGCCGTGTTAATAACATTCATCAGCTCGGTCGGTTTATTTATCGTCTGTGTAATGGTAAAGATACGTACAGGCTCCGTCGTCGCACCTCACGCCGTC GTATCTCCAAGCGCGATGCACAGAACTGTCACCACATACGTcactttgaaaacacatttgtggTGGAGACGGTCATCTGTGAGAACCCATAG